The Paracoccus sp. MBLB3053 DNA segment GGGTGTCATTAATCGCCCAAGCCCTTGCTCTCGCAAGAAACAGGGGGGCGAATGCCTCTGCCAGCATCGCCCCCATACTCGTTACCGCACAAGCCCCCGCTTCCGAGGAGCCGGTTCGCCCCAGGCGGCAAGCAGACGCGCCCCCGCCTGGCACATCACATGATCAGCCGGAAACTCCAGGACATGACGACGCGCCGTCACCAGAACAGCGTTCAGCTGTTCCAGCTCCTCGGGAGTCATCGCCCCCCGATCGCGGCGCAATACCGCAAGGCTGATCCGTTTCCGTCCCATGAGGTAATAATATCACAAGCCTGTTGCAGGTTTCAGACGCCATAACCCGCCGCCCATTCCTCCAGCCGGGAAACCCGAACCGCCAGAGGCCGGCCGATCGGAACATCCCATTGCTCGCCATAGCCGACCGCCTGCAGCGCCTGGTCATAGTCCTCGGCAATCCGGGCTATGTCCTCGGCATGGTCGGTCGGGTTCACGATCGCCCGCGCGCCCTCGAAATCCGAATGCTGCAGGTCAATGTAATCCCCGAGCTGATGACCCGTGAACCAGCCCTCCTGCATCCCGAGCACAATGACCCGCGCCGCAATGAAAGGCTCCAGCGCCCGATCCGGATTGTCCAGGAGCGAACCGCCAAGCCCGAGCTTGCTGTCGGCCCTCTCGTAATTCTCCTTCCAGGTCAGCTGGACGAACCCGCGCCCATACCAGGGATAATAATCCAGGTTATCCGCCCGCCACTCCTCGCTCAGCCAATAGGCCTCGATCACCGGCTCCATCGTCCAGGCCGTCTCCCACAGCCCCGTTGCCAGCACATAGGCCAGCTCATTGCGCAGGAGCCCCTTCGCCCGGCCGGCAAGCATCAGCATCGGCGTATGGCCGAGCATCAGATCAACGCTCATTGCCGCTCCTCCCGCTTGCCAAGGTCCATGACCTTTGCCACCTGCGTCACCCGGAAATGCTCATGGATCCAGAGCTCGATCATTGACCCCAGCTCCCGCATCAGCGCGTCCATCGCGTCCTGCATCGCCTTGCCGCTCCTGGCAGTCCCCAGGATCTCCGCAGGAACCCCGATCACCACCCCGAAGCCCTCGCGCGTCAATTCGCCCTCCATCTGAACCGCAATCATGCGTTTCTCAGCCCTGTCACCTTTTTCCACAGCCTAATCCTCTGTTTTTTCTGGGGTTTCAGATTAGGTGACACACATGGTGTCACCCTTAACCTTTTTCTTTCCATTGATAATTCTTAGTGGTCAGAAATCGGGGAGCCGGATTCACGGGGGGCCGTAAATCCGTCCCCCGTCATTTTCCCGGCAAATTGGCGGGGGACGGCATTTCAGGCCCCCGCCTGGGCTCAGCCCAGCGATCCCAACTCACCCCAAGCACCTTACCGCGCCAGAACCCATTTGCCGCGCGCAGCT contains these protein-coding regions:
- a CDS encoding carboxypeptidase, translating into MSVDLMLGHTPMLMLAGRAKGLLRNELAYVLATGLWETAWTMEPVIEAYWLSEEWRADNLDYYPWYGRGFVQLTWKENYERADSKLGLGGSLLDNPDRALEPFIAARVIVLGMQEGWFTGHQLGDYIDLQHSDFEGARAIVNPTDHAEDIARIAEDYDQALQAVGYGEQWDVPIGRPLAVRVSRLEEWAAGYGV